In endosymbiont of unidentified scaly snail isolate Monju, the following are encoded in one genomic region:
- a CDS encoding transcriptional antiterminator, Rof, producing the protein MTTNDRYRPIACAVHSELEQLVMHSFRGWVYWLGHAGETACEGRLLDLRVRDGVEYLVLDTSGGRCEVRLDRLRQIVDPAGRVCWRQKTDTQEAGDVTG; encoded by the coding sequence GTGACGACGAATGACCGATATCGGCCCATCGCCTGCGCCGTGCACAGTGAGCTGGAACAGTTGGTGATGCACAGCTTCCGCGGTTGGGTGTACTGGCTCGGGCACGCCGGCGAGACTGCCTGCGAGGGACGGCTGCTGGACCTGCGCGTGCGCGATGGTGTCGAATACCTGGTGCTCGATACGTCCGGAGGTCGCTGCGAGGTACGTCTCGACCGCTTGCGACAGATTGTTGATCCTGCTGGTCGGGTCTGCTGGCGCCAGAAAACCGACACCCAGGAGGCTGGTGACGTAACTGGCTGA
- a CDS encoding CPXCG motif-containing cysteine-rich protein, with product MSGLEMTSICCPYCGEPLELWVDRSAGEQRYIEDCAVCCRPIELWWRPEGDDWRLEVRRDDE from the coding sequence ATGAGTGGCCTGGAGATGACCAGTATCTGCTGTCCCTATTGCGGCGAGCCGCTGGAGCTGTGGGTGGACCGCTCTGCCGGCGAGCAGCGCTATATCGAGGACTGTGCGGTCTGCTGTCGGCCCATCGAACTGTGGTGGCGACCGGAAGGCGATGACTGGCGACTGGAGGTGCGACGTGACGACGAATGA
- the hemW gene encoding radical SAM family heme chaperone HemW, with translation MIPPPLGLYVHIPWCLRKCPYCDFNSHAVSGEVPEAEYVDALLADLDVQAPRVAGRAVETVFIGGGTPSLFSGAAIGRLLEGIAARLDLTDAAEITLEANPGTAEAARFADYRAAGVNRLSIGVQSLDDQRLRALGRVHDAAEARQAVGWARAAGFDNLNLDLMYGLPGQDLQAALADLDAVLALAPEHLSWYQLTLEPNTLFHARPPALPDGDTVGDIMEAGLALLAGAGFRQYEISAHARPGRAARHNRNYWTFGDYLGIGAGAHGKLSAPDGRVRRYSRPRHPRDYLAAPAASGSERILSANELPLEFLMNALRLHSGVPATLFRERTGLSLAVIETPLAQARARGLLEDDPAVLRPTALGRRFLDDLLLLFEVGE, from the coding sequence ATGTCGATGCCCTGCTCGCCGATCTGGATGTGCAGGCGCCGCGGGTCGCGGGTCGTGCGGTGGAGACAGTGTTCATCGGTGGTGGTACGCCCAGTCTGTTCTCGGGAGCGGCGATCGGGCGGCTGCTGGAGGGGATCGCAGCGCGGCTGGATCTGACGGACGCTGCCGAGATCACGCTGGAGGCCAATCCCGGCACGGCCGAGGCGGCGCGGTTCGCCGACTACCGGGCGGCGGGGGTGAATCGCCTGTCGATCGGGGTGCAGAGCCTGGACGACCAGCGTCTGCGTGCGCTCGGCCGGGTGCACGATGCCGCCGAGGCCCGCCAGGCAGTGGGCTGGGCGCGGGCGGCCGGTTTCGACAACCTCAACCTGGATCTCATGTACGGCCTGCCGGGACAGGATCTGCAGGCCGCGCTGGCGGACCTGGACGCGGTGCTGGCGCTGGCGCCCGAGCACCTGTCCTGGTACCAGCTCACCCTCGAGCCCAACACCCTGTTTCATGCCCGGCCGCCGGCGCTGCCCGACGGCGATACGGTTGGTGACATCATGGAGGCCGGACTGGCGCTGCTGGCCGGGGCCGGATTCCGCCAGTACGAGATCTCGGCGCATGCGCGCCCGGGGCGGGCGGCGCGGCACAATCGCAATTACTGGACCTTCGGTGACTATCTGGGCATCGGCGCTGGCGCGCACGGGAAGCTCAGCGCGCCCGACGGCCGGGTGCGGCGCTACAGCCGCCCTCGCCATCCGCGCGATTACCTGGCTGCCCCCGCGGCGTCAGGAAGTGAGCGCATACTATCGGCAAATGAATTGCCTCTGGAGTTCCTCATGAACGCCCTGCGGCTCCACTCGGGGGTGCCTGCAACCCTGTTCCGCGAGCGCACAGGCCTGTCGCTGGCGGTGATCGAGACACCGCTGGCGCAGGCGCGGGCCCGCGGGCTGCTGGAGGACGATCCGGCCGTGCTGCGCCCCACCGCGCTGGGCCGGCGTTTTCTCGACGATCTGCTGTTGCTGTTCGAGGTCGGTGAATGA